A window from Setaria italica strain Yugu1 chromosome VIII, Setaria_italica_v2.0, whole genome shotgun sequence encodes these proteins:
- the LOC101782386 gene encoding probable LRR receptor-like serine/threonine-protein kinase At3g47570 isoform X1: MRIYVHLLLFFLVLSTVLLLVSCQATLIKRKDREALLDLKFFIANDSSGALSSWGNGSSACTWTGVLCNHGGRVSKLDLRGLNLVGRISPSIGNLSALHSLYLQDNNFVGNIPNQLGMLGRLQVLNLSGNLLTGNIPSSLTNCTNLMTVDLSWNTISGNIPSSIHLLQRIRKLFIGKNKLDGSIPPSLGNLSLLNTLDVNTNNLTGTIPEVLGRLNYIQYLQLSINNLKGFVPLPLYNLSTLAFFAFAKNDLSGEIPTDIGFRLPNLRVFHICINKFSGPIPSSLHNVTNIQSIRMSNNLLTGSVPPGLNGLHNLTMYNIGFNHISDTTRIITDLTNCSKLQLIALDENLIEGSFPDSVGNLSSSLIKLYLGGNRINGQIPPSIRSLTSLTLLNVSYNQLSGSIPSEIGHLSELTVLGLAVNKLSGLIPVEIGRLTALTTLEINNNELVGRIPEELGLLQRVLSLDISSNKLHGDIPASIFALRSLSSVLNLSHNSLSGGLTETIGQLENIISIDLSDNLLNSSIPLSIVQCRSLQTLFLSRNGISGVIPDSIGNIRGLQILDLSSNKLTGSIPGSLANLPLQLLNLSMNDLNGLVPSNGIFENRSIVFLDGNPKLCYSRLTCYHSQYSSNRRRVHIVSAVAPASAVAISILILIFVFFLSRRYLVSAKTRAQDSIIKVNHPLISYEELWRVTNNFDQRNLIGVGSFGSVYKAILHDGTPVAIKVLDLSKVGAPKSWVAECQTLRNLRHRNLIKLVTICASADFAGNDFRALVYELMSQGSLEDWIHQGKQHEDGAGLNAEEVLNIAIDAASALEYMHSDCGGQVVHCDIKPSNVLLDGEMTAKVSDFGLARLLTPLQPEHQSISSTHGLKGSIGYIPPEYGYGSKPSTRGDVYSYGVMLLEMITGKSPLEQSFGGDMNLTKWVRDNLPHRAQEVIDKRLISATTDVCFEGVQDSSIEQPLLNCLLIPMLEVALSCVVESPDERSSMHDSLLRLKQAKVTFLRNCSTIHL; this comes from the exons ATGAGAATCTACGTCCATCTACTGCTTTTCTTTCTGGTTTTATCTACTGTTTTACTCTTAGTTTCTTGTCAAGCAACTCTAATCAAACGTAAGGACCGAGAGGCTCTCCTTGATCTGAAATTCTTCATCGCCAATGATTCCTCAGGAGCGTTATCTTCATGGGGGAATGGCTCCTCAGCTTGCACATGGACAGGGGTGCTGTGCAATCATGGCGGCAGGGTCTCAAAGCTGGATCTCCGGGGTCTCAACTTAGTTGGAAGGATTAGCCCTAGCATTGGAAATCTATCAGCTCTCCATtccttatacctacaggacaacAACTTTGTTGGTAACATTCCTAACCAGCTTGGTATGCTTGGTCGGCTTCAAGTGCTAAATCTTAGCGGCAACCTTCTTACAGGGAATATTCCCTCATCCTTGACAAACTGCACTAACCTCATGACCGTTGATTTGTCCTGGAACACCATTTCTGGCAATATTCCTTCATCCATCCACCTTCTTCAGAGAATTCGAAAGCTGTTCATAGGGAAGAACAAGCTAGATGGCAGTATCCCCCCATCACTTGGTAATTTGTCGTTGCTAAACACTCTTGATGTTAACACGAACAACCTCACCGGTACAATTCCTGAAGTTCTAGGCAGACTCAATTATATCCAGTACCTCCAGCTCTCCATAAATAACCTAAAAGGCTTCGTTCCACTACCACTTTACAATCTCTCTACACTTGCTTTCTTTGCATTTGCAAAGAATGACCTTAGTGGTGAGATTCCAACTGATATTGGTTTTCGGCTCCCAAACCTCCGTGTCTTCCACATCTGCATCAACAAATTCAGTGGTCCGATCCCATCATCTCTTCACAATGTCACAAATATTCAAAGCATAAGAATGTCCAACAACCTACTTACCGGCTCTGTACCACCTGGTCTTAATGGACTCCATAACCTTACCATGTACAACATTGGTTTCAACCATATATCTGACACTACAAGGATCATTACAGACCTAACAAACTGCAGTAAGCTGCAACTTATTGCCCTTGATGAGAATCTCATTGAGGGATCATTTCCTGATTCAGTTGGTAACCTTTCAAGCTCTCTTATAAAGCTATACCTTGGTGGCAACAGGATAAACGGTCAAATACCACCCTCTATACGGAGTTTAACATCCTTGACATTACTTAACGTAAGTTACAATCAACTATCTGGGAGTATCCCATCAGAGATAGGCCATCTCAGTGAGCTAACAGTGCTTGGGCTTGCTGTGAACAAATTATCTGGGCTGATCCCAGTGGAGATTGGGCGCCTTACTGCGCTCACAACACTAGAGATCAATAACAATGAGTTGGTTGGTAGAATTCCAGAAGAGTTGGGTCTCCTTCAACGTGTTCTGTCACTGGATATATCAAGCAACAAACTTCATGGGGACATCCCTGCATCCATCTTTGCACTGAGGAGTCTTAGTTCTGTTCTTAATCTGTCACATAATTCTCTTAGTGGAGGATTAACTGAAACAATTGGCCAGCTAGAGAACATCATCTCTATTGACCTCTCAGACAATTTACTCAACAGTAGTATCCCACTCTCGATAGTGCAGTGCCGGAGCCTGCAAACATTATTTTTGAGCAGAAATGGTATTTCAGGAGTGATCCCTGACAGTATTGGGAATATTAGAGGATTGCAAATCCTTGACCTTTCAAGCAACAAGTTAACCGGTAGCATACCTGGAAGCCTAGCTAATCTGCCCCTTCAACTGTTAAACCTCTCAATGAATGACCTAAATGGGTTGGTTCCAAGCAATGGAATCTTTGAAAACCGCTCCATTGTTTTCCTTGATGGAAACCCAAAACTGTGCTACTCAAGGTTGACATGCTACCACTCGCAATATTCCTCCAACCGCCGAAGGGTGCACATAGTGTCTGCGGTTGCTCCTGCGTCAGCAGTTGCAATTTCCATCCTTATAttgatttttgttttcttcctgTCCCGAAGATATTTAGTAAGTGCAAAGACAAGAGCACAAGACAGTATTATCAAAGTAAATCACCCACTTATTTCGTATGAAGAGCTATGGCGTGTGACCAACAACTTTGATCAAAGAAACCTTATCGGTGTTGGTAGCTTTGGTTCGGTTTACAAAGCTATACTGCATGATGGAACACCAGTGGCCATCAAAGTACTAGACCTGAGCAAGGTGGGAGCACCCAAGAGCTGGGTTGCAGAGTGTCAGACTCTCAGAAATTTGAGACATCGTAACCTCATAAAGCTGGTCACAATTTGTGCAAGTGCGGATTTTGCTGGTAACGACTTCCGTGCTTTGGTTTATGAGCTAATGAGCCAAGGAAGTCTAGAAGACTGGATTCACCAAGGTAAACAACATGAAGATGGAGCTGGGCTTAATGCTGAAGAGGTGCTCAACATAGCCATTGATGCAGCAAGTGCGCTGGAATACATGCACAGTGACTGTGGGGGACAGGTTGTGCACTGTGATATCAAACCTAGCAATGTGCTGCTGGATGGAGAAATGACTGCAAAAGTTAGTGACTTTGGTTTAGCCCGGTTGTTGACTCCATTGCAACCAGAACACCAATCGATTTCCAGTACTCATGGACTTAAGGGCTCTATTGGATATATTCCACCAG AATATGGATACGGGAGTAAACCATCAACAAGAGGTGATGTCTACAGCTACGGCGTTATGCTCCTTGAGATGATCACCGGAAAGAGCCCTCTCGAGCAGAGCTTTGGAGGTGACATGAATCTTACAAAATGGGTGCGAGATAATTTGCCCCATCGAGCTCAAGAAGTAATTGACAAGCGACTCATAAGTGCTACAACTGATGTCTGCTTTGAAGGGGTGCAGGATAGTAGTATCGAGCAGCCGCTGCTGAACTGCTTGCTAATACCCATGTTGGAAGTGGCTTTATCTTGTGTCGTGGAGTCTCCAGATGAACGAAGCAGCATGCATGATTCTCTCTTAAGGTTGAAGCAAGCGAAGGTGACTTTCTTGCGCAACTGCAGTACCATCCATCTGTAA
- the LOC101782386 gene encoding putative receptor-like protein kinase At3g47110 isoform X3, producing MRIYVHLLLFFLVLSTVLLLVSCQATLIKRKDREALLDLKFFIANDSSGALSSWGNGSSACTWTGVLCNHGGRVSKLDLRGLNLVGRISPSIGNLSALHSLYLQDNNFVGNIPNQLGMLGRLQVLNLSGNLLTGNIPSSLTNCTNLMTVDLSWNTISGNIPSSIHLLQRIRKLFIGKNKLDGSIPPSLGNLSLLNTLDVNTNNLTGTIPEVLGRLNYIQYLQLSINNLKGFVPLPLYNLSTLAFFAFAKNDLSGEIPTDIGFRLPNLRVFHICINKFSGPIPSSLHNVTNIQSIRMSNNLLTGSVPPGLNGLHNLTMYNIGFNHISDTTRIITDLTNCSKLQLIALDENLIEGSFPDSVGNLSSSLIKLYLGGNRINGQIPPSIRSLTSLTLLNVSYNQLSGSIPSEIGHLSELTVLGLAVNKLSGLIPVEIGRLTALTTLEINNNELVGRIPEELGLLQRVLSLDISSNKLHGDIPASIFALRSLSSVLNLSHNSLSGGLTETIGQLENIISIDLSDNLLNSSIPLSIVQCRSLQTLFLSRNGISGVIPDSIGNIRGLQILDLSSNKLTGSIPGSLANLPLQLLNLSMNDLNGLVPSNGIFENRSIVFLDGNPKLCYSRLTCYHSQYSSNRRRVHIVSAVAPASAVAISILILIFVFFLSRRYLVSAKTRAQDSIIKVNHPLISYEELWRVTNNFDQRNLIGVGSFGSVYKAILHDGTPVAIKVLDLSKVGAPKSWVAECQTLRNLRHRNLIKLVTICASADFAGNDFRALVYELMSQGSLEDWIHQGKQHEDGAGLNAEEVLNIAIDAASALEYMHSDCGGQVVHCDIKPSNVLLDGEMTAKVSDFGLARLLTPLQPEHQSISSTHGLKGSIGYIPPEYGYGSKPSTRGDVYSYGVMLLEMITGKSPLEQSFGG from the exons ATGAGAATCTACGTCCATCTACTGCTTTTCTTTCTGGTTTTATCTACTGTTTTACTCTTAGTTTCTTGTCAAGCAACTCTAATCAAACGTAAGGACCGAGAGGCTCTCCTTGATCTGAAATTCTTCATCGCCAATGATTCCTCAGGAGCGTTATCTTCATGGGGGAATGGCTCCTCAGCTTGCACATGGACAGGGGTGCTGTGCAATCATGGCGGCAGGGTCTCAAAGCTGGATCTCCGGGGTCTCAACTTAGTTGGAAGGATTAGCCCTAGCATTGGAAATCTATCAGCTCTCCATtccttatacctacaggacaacAACTTTGTTGGTAACATTCCTAACCAGCTTGGTATGCTTGGTCGGCTTCAAGTGCTAAATCTTAGCGGCAACCTTCTTACAGGGAATATTCCCTCATCCTTGACAAACTGCACTAACCTCATGACCGTTGATTTGTCCTGGAACACCATTTCTGGCAATATTCCTTCATCCATCCACCTTCTTCAGAGAATTCGAAAGCTGTTCATAGGGAAGAACAAGCTAGATGGCAGTATCCCCCCATCACTTGGTAATTTGTCGTTGCTAAACACTCTTGATGTTAACACGAACAACCTCACCGGTACAATTCCTGAAGTTCTAGGCAGACTCAATTATATCCAGTACCTCCAGCTCTCCATAAATAACCTAAAAGGCTTCGTTCCACTACCACTTTACAATCTCTCTACACTTGCTTTCTTTGCATTTGCAAAGAATGACCTTAGTGGTGAGATTCCAACTGATATTGGTTTTCGGCTCCCAAACCTCCGTGTCTTCCACATCTGCATCAACAAATTCAGTGGTCCGATCCCATCATCTCTTCACAATGTCACAAATATTCAAAGCATAAGAATGTCCAACAACCTACTTACCGGCTCTGTACCACCTGGTCTTAATGGACTCCATAACCTTACCATGTACAACATTGGTTTCAACCATATATCTGACACTACAAGGATCATTACAGACCTAACAAACTGCAGTAAGCTGCAACTTATTGCCCTTGATGAGAATCTCATTGAGGGATCATTTCCTGATTCAGTTGGTAACCTTTCAAGCTCTCTTATAAAGCTATACCTTGGTGGCAACAGGATAAACGGTCAAATACCACCCTCTATACGGAGTTTAACATCCTTGACATTACTTAACGTAAGTTACAATCAACTATCTGGGAGTATCCCATCAGAGATAGGCCATCTCAGTGAGCTAACAGTGCTTGGGCTTGCTGTGAACAAATTATCTGGGCTGATCCCAGTGGAGATTGGGCGCCTTACTGCGCTCACAACACTAGAGATCAATAACAATGAGTTGGTTGGTAGAATTCCAGAAGAGTTGGGTCTCCTTCAACGTGTTCTGTCACTGGATATATCAAGCAACAAACTTCATGGGGACATCCCTGCATCCATCTTTGCACTGAGGAGTCTTAGTTCTGTTCTTAATCTGTCACATAATTCTCTTAGTGGAGGATTAACTGAAACAATTGGCCAGCTAGAGAACATCATCTCTATTGACCTCTCAGACAATTTACTCAACAGTAGTATCCCACTCTCGATAGTGCAGTGCCGGAGCCTGCAAACATTATTTTTGAGCAGAAATGGTATTTCAGGAGTGATCCCTGACAGTATTGGGAATATTAGAGGATTGCAAATCCTTGACCTTTCAAGCAACAAGTTAACCGGTAGCATACCTGGAAGCCTAGCTAATCTGCCCCTTCAACTGTTAAACCTCTCAATGAATGACCTAAATGGGTTGGTTCCAAGCAATGGAATCTTTGAAAACCGCTCCATTGTTTTCCTTGATGGAAACCCAAAACTGTGCTACTCAAGGTTGACATGCTACCACTCGCAATATTCCTCCAACCGCCGAAGGGTGCACATAGTGTCTGCGGTTGCTCCTGCGTCAGCAGTTGCAATTTCCATCCTTATAttgatttttgttttcttcctgTCCCGAAGATATTTAGTAAGTGCAAAGACAAGAGCACAAGACAGTATTATCAAAGTAAATCACCCACTTATTTCGTATGAAGAGCTATGGCGTGTGACCAACAACTTTGATCAAAGAAACCTTATCGGTGTTGGTAGCTTTGGTTCGGTTTACAAAGCTATACTGCATGATGGAACACCAGTGGCCATCAAAGTACTAGACCTGAGCAAGGTGGGAGCACCCAAGAGCTGGGTTGCAGAGTGTCAGACTCTCAGAAATTTGAGACATCGTAACCTCATAAAGCTGGTCACAATTTGTGCAAGTGCGGATTTTGCTGGTAACGACTTCCGTGCTTTGGTTTATGAGCTAATGAGCCAAGGAAGTCTAGAAGACTGGATTCACCAAGGTAAACAACATGAAGATGGAGCTGGGCTTAATGCTGAAGAGGTGCTCAACATAGCCATTGATGCAGCAAGTGCGCTGGAATACATGCACAGTGACTGTGGGGGACAGGTTGTGCACTGTGATATCAAACCTAGCAATGTGCTGCTGGATGGAGAAATGACTGCAAAAGTTAGTGACTTTGGTTTAGCCCGGTTGTTGACTCCATTGCAACCAGAACACCAATCGATTTCCAGTACTCATGGACTTAAGGGCTCTATTGGATATATTCCACCAG AATATGGATACGGGAGTAAACCATCAACAAGAGGTGATGTCTACAGCTACGGCGTTATGCTCCTTGAGATGATCACCGGAAAGAGCCCTCTCGAGCAGAGCTTTGGAG GATAG
- the LOC101782386 gene encoding putative receptor-like protein kinase At3g47110 isoform X2 yields the protein MRIYVHLLLFFLVLSTVLLLVSCQATLIKRKDREALLDLKFFIANDSSGALSSWGNGSSACTWTGVLCNHGGRVSKLDLRGLNLVGRISPSIGNLSALHSLYLQDNNFVGNIPNQLGMLGRLQVLNLSGNLLTGNIPSSLTNCTNLMTVDLSWNTISGNIPSSIHLLQRIRKLFIGKNKLDGSIPPSLGNLSLLNTLDVNTNNLTGTIPEVLGRLNYIQYLQLSINNLKGFVPLPLYNLSTLAFFAFAKNDLSGEIPTDIGFRLPNLRVFHICINKFSGPIPSSLHNVTNIQSIRMSNNLLTGSVPPGLNGLHNLTMYNIGFNHISDTTRIITDLTNCSKLQLIALDENLIEGSFPDSVGNLSSSLIKLYLGGNRINGQIPPSIRSLTSLTLLNVSYNQLSGSIPSEIGHLSELTVLGLAVNKLSGLIPVEIGRLTALTTLEINNNELVGRIPEELGLLQRVLSLDISSNKLHGDIPASIFALRSLSSVLNLSHNSLSGGLTETIGQLENIISIDLSDNLLNSSIPLSIVQCRSLQTLFLSRNGISGVIPDSIGNIRGLQILDLSSNKLTGSIPGSLANLPLQLLNLSMNDLNGLVPSNGIFENRSIVFLDGNPKLCYSRLTCYHSQYSSNRRRVHIVSAVAPASAVAISILILIFVFFLSRRYLVSAKTRAQDSIIKVNHPLISYEELWRVTNNFDQRNLIGVGSFGSVYKAILHDGTPVAIKVLDLSKVGAPKSWVAECQTLRNLRHRNLIKLVTICASADFAGNDFRALVYELMSQGSLEDWIHQGKQHEDGAGLNAEEVLNIAIDAASALEYMHSDCGGQVVHCDIKPSNVLLDGEMTAKVSDFGLARLLTPLQPEHQSISSTHGLKGSIGYIPPEYGYGSKPSTRGDVYSYGVMLLEMITGKSPLEQSFGGDMNLTKWDSSIEQPLLNCLLIPMLEVALSCVVESPDERSSMHDSLLRLKQAKVTFLRNCSTIHL from the exons ATGAGAATCTACGTCCATCTACTGCTTTTCTTTCTGGTTTTATCTACTGTTTTACTCTTAGTTTCTTGTCAAGCAACTCTAATCAAACGTAAGGACCGAGAGGCTCTCCTTGATCTGAAATTCTTCATCGCCAATGATTCCTCAGGAGCGTTATCTTCATGGGGGAATGGCTCCTCAGCTTGCACATGGACAGGGGTGCTGTGCAATCATGGCGGCAGGGTCTCAAAGCTGGATCTCCGGGGTCTCAACTTAGTTGGAAGGATTAGCCCTAGCATTGGAAATCTATCAGCTCTCCATtccttatacctacaggacaacAACTTTGTTGGTAACATTCCTAACCAGCTTGGTATGCTTGGTCGGCTTCAAGTGCTAAATCTTAGCGGCAACCTTCTTACAGGGAATATTCCCTCATCCTTGACAAACTGCACTAACCTCATGACCGTTGATTTGTCCTGGAACACCATTTCTGGCAATATTCCTTCATCCATCCACCTTCTTCAGAGAATTCGAAAGCTGTTCATAGGGAAGAACAAGCTAGATGGCAGTATCCCCCCATCACTTGGTAATTTGTCGTTGCTAAACACTCTTGATGTTAACACGAACAACCTCACCGGTACAATTCCTGAAGTTCTAGGCAGACTCAATTATATCCAGTACCTCCAGCTCTCCATAAATAACCTAAAAGGCTTCGTTCCACTACCACTTTACAATCTCTCTACACTTGCTTTCTTTGCATTTGCAAAGAATGACCTTAGTGGTGAGATTCCAACTGATATTGGTTTTCGGCTCCCAAACCTCCGTGTCTTCCACATCTGCATCAACAAATTCAGTGGTCCGATCCCATCATCTCTTCACAATGTCACAAATATTCAAAGCATAAGAATGTCCAACAACCTACTTACCGGCTCTGTACCACCTGGTCTTAATGGACTCCATAACCTTACCATGTACAACATTGGTTTCAACCATATATCTGACACTACAAGGATCATTACAGACCTAACAAACTGCAGTAAGCTGCAACTTATTGCCCTTGATGAGAATCTCATTGAGGGATCATTTCCTGATTCAGTTGGTAACCTTTCAAGCTCTCTTATAAAGCTATACCTTGGTGGCAACAGGATAAACGGTCAAATACCACCCTCTATACGGAGTTTAACATCCTTGACATTACTTAACGTAAGTTACAATCAACTATCTGGGAGTATCCCATCAGAGATAGGCCATCTCAGTGAGCTAACAGTGCTTGGGCTTGCTGTGAACAAATTATCTGGGCTGATCCCAGTGGAGATTGGGCGCCTTACTGCGCTCACAACACTAGAGATCAATAACAATGAGTTGGTTGGTAGAATTCCAGAAGAGTTGGGTCTCCTTCAACGTGTTCTGTCACTGGATATATCAAGCAACAAACTTCATGGGGACATCCCTGCATCCATCTTTGCACTGAGGAGTCTTAGTTCTGTTCTTAATCTGTCACATAATTCTCTTAGTGGAGGATTAACTGAAACAATTGGCCAGCTAGAGAACATCATCTCTATTGACCTCTCAGACAATTTACTCAACAGTAGTATCCCACTCTCGATAGTGCAGTGCCGGAGCCTGCAAACATTATTTTTGAGCAGAAATGGTATTTCAGGAGTGATCCCTGACAGTATTGGGAATATTAGAGGATTGCAAATCCTTGACCTTTCAAGCAACAAGTTAACCGGTAGCATACCTGGAAGCCTAGCTAATCTGCCCCTTCAACTGTTAAACCTCTCAATGAATGACCTAAATGGGTTGGTTCCAAGCAATGGAATCTTTGAAAACCGCTCCATTGTTTTCCTTGATGGAAACCCAAAACTGTGCTACTCAAGGTTGACATGCTACCACTCGCAATATTCCTCCAACCGCCGAAGGGTGCACATAGTGTCTGCGGTTGCTCCTGCGTCAGCAGTTGCAATTTCCATCCTTATAttgatttttgttttcttcctgTCCCGAAGATATTTAGTAAGTGCAAAGACAAGAGCACAAGACAGTATTATCAAAGTAAATCACCCACTTATTTCGTATGAAGAGCTATGGCGTGTGACCAACAACTTTGATCAAAGAAACCTTATCGGTGTTGGTAGCTTTGGTTCGGTTTACAAAGCTATACTGCATGATGGAACACCAGTGGCCATCAAAGTACTAGACCTGAGCAAGGTGGGAGCACCCAAGAGCTGGGTTGCAGAGTGTCAGACTCTCAGAAATTTGAGACATCGTAACCTCATAAAGCTGGTCACAATTTGTGCAAGTGCGGATTTTGCTGGTAACGACTTCCGTGCTTTGGTTTATGAGCTAATGAGCCAAGGAAGTCTAGAAGACTGGATTCACCAAGGTAAACAACATGAAGATGGAGCTGGGCTTAATGCTGAAGAGGTGCTCAACATAGCCATTGATGCAGCAAGTGCGCTGGAATACATGCACAGTGACTGTGGGGGACAGGTTGTGCACTGTGATATCAAACCTAGCAATGTGCTGCTGGATGGAGAAATGACTGCAAAAGTTAGTGACTTTGGTTTAGCCCGGTTGTTGACTCCATTGCAACCAGAACACCAATCGATTTCCAGTACTCATGGACTTAAGGGCTCTATTGGATATATTCCACCAG AATATGGATACGGGAGTAAACCATCAACAAGAGGTGATGTCTACAGCTACGGCGTTATGCTCCTTGAGATGATCACCGGAAAGAGCCCTCTCGAGCAGAGCTTTGGAGGTGACATGAATCTTACAAAATGG GATAGTAGTATCGAGCAGCCGCTGCTGAACTGCTTGCTAATACCCATGTTGGAAGTGGCTTTATCTTGTGTCGTGGAGTCTCCAGATGAACGAAGCAGCATGCATGATTCTCTCTTAAGGTTGAAGCAAGCGAAGGTGACTTTCTTGCGCAACTGCAGTACCATCCATCTGTAA
- the LOC101753208 gene encoding uncharacterized protein LOC101753208 yields the protein MELRKSVSSISPPRLSESMGMAFMASGRAMASTRPSFVTPRSFFNWGKGAGGAESPPPPPQLKFQYHDVELPFPMSLVANTHLRGRELKCCYKATVDGFSATDFHRRCDFKGPCVVVGYTDGGFRFGGFSPEGYRSTDDYYDTLDAFLFYWPEAAAEAPVVLPKVGGSGAALFDYSRGGPQFGADGLLVGPPLTAVMGVFTGPDSSAGVGDLRSARSRLGLSYARRADGKESLFGDDGRAEVAEVLVFCSPQIASLY from the exons ATGGAATTGAGGAAGTCTGTCTCGTCGATCTCACCACCACGCCTGAGTGAATCGATGGGCATGGCGTTCATGGCGAGCGGCAGGGCCATGGCGTCGACCAGGCCGAGCTTCGTCACTCCTCGCAGCTTCTTCAACTGGGGCAAAGGCGCCGGAGGAGctgagtcgccgccgccgccgccgcagctgaaGTTCCAGTACCACGACGTCGAGCTGCCGTTCCCCATGTCGCTCGTGGCGAACACACACCTCAGAG GCCGCGAGCTCAAGTGCTGCTACAAGGCCACCGTGGACGGCTTCAGCGCGACGGACTTCCACCGGCGGTGCGACTTCAAGGGCCCCTGCGTCGTCGTCGGCTACACCGACGGCGGCTTCAGGTTCGGTGGGTTCAGCCCGGAGGGGTACCGCAGCACGGACGACTACTACGACACGCTGGACGCCTTCCTCTTCTACTGGCCGGAGGCAGCCGCCGAGGCGCCGGTGGTGCTGCCGAAggtgggcggcagcggcgcggcgctgTTCGACTACTCCCGCGGCGGGCCGCAGTTCGGCGCCGACGGCCTGCTCGTCGGCCCGCCGCTCACCGCCGTGATGGGCGTGTTCACGGGGCCCGACTccagcgccggcgtcggcgaccTCCGGAGCGCGCGGTCACGGCTCGGGCTGTCGTACGCGAGGCGGGCGGACGGGAAGGAGAGCCTGTTCGGCGACGACGGCAGGGCCGAGGTCGCGGAGGTGCTCGTCTTCTGCAGCCCGCAGATCGCGAGCCTCTACTGA